The sequence below is a genomic window from Streptomyces sp. B21-105.
CGCATCCAGGCGGCGCTCGATCACCTCGGGCGGTTCGGTGCCCCGCCCGGTGAGCCTGCGCACCAGCTCGTCCCAGGAGGGAGGGGCCAGGAACACCAGCCGGGCCTCGGCCATGGACTCGCGGACCTGCCGCGCGCCCTGGAGGTCGATCTCCAGGAGCACCGGCTCGCCCGACTCCAGGCGCTCCAGCACGGCGGCGCGCGGAGTTCCATAGCGGTTGCCGGCGAACTCGGCCCACTCCAGCAGCTCGCCGTTGGCGATCAGCTTGTCCATCTCGTCGTCGGTGACGAAGAAGTAGTGGACGCCGTGCCGTTCGCCGGGCCGGGGCTTGCGGGTCGTCGCCGACACCGAGAGCCAGACCTCGGGGTGTTCCTTGCGCATATGCGCGACGACCGTGCTCTTGCCGACCCCTGAGGGGCCGGAGAGCACGGTCAGCCGCGGACGTGCGTCCGGGGGTTCGGGGGTCGTCCCCCGGAGGTTTACTGCCATGCAGCGATTATTCCAGCAATCCCGGAGTGCCCGGGACTCCCTTCCGGCAGGACCCTGGGATCAGGAGCCGGTGCTGCCGAACTCACGCTCCAGGGAAGCGATCTGGTTGGAGCCGAGGCCGCGCACGCGGCGACTCTCGGAGATGCCGAGCCGCTCCATGATCTGCTTGGCGCGGACTTTGCCCACGCCCGGGAGCGACTCCAGGAGGGCGGAGACCTTCATCTTGCCGATGACGTCGTTTTCCTGACCCTGCTTGATGACCTCATGAAGGGAGGCGCCGGAGTGCTTCAGTCGATTCTTGACCTCGGCCCGCTCCCGGCGAGCCGCGGCGGCCTTTTCGAGCGCGGCTGCGCGCTGTTCGGGGGTAAGGGGCGGAAGAGCCACGCCTACGTCACCTCGGATGTCGAACTGTCGGATACGGACCGGTGAGGAACCTAGTGGCCCCACACCTGGTGAGATACGAGCAACACGCGCTGCCCGTTCACTCTCCGTCGGAGACTAGCGGCCAACTCCGCCAGAGTCAGCGAGAACAGAGGAAAAGTCCTGGTCAGCCTCCACAGGGCCGGACATTTGAGACAAACTGCCCCGGATTTGAGGATGTATCCAGACTCAAGTCGCCCCCGAGCCGCCCCACCGAACCCCCGGTCGGGCGGCCGACACCCCTCGAACGGCGACCGGAAGGGGAGCCGGCAGCGGTCGGGCGGAGGTCAGGCGGCGGCCACGGCGGTCCGGACCTCGAACGCGAACCGCTCCACCGCGTCACGCAGAGCGACGATGCCGGGACCACGACGCAACACGCCCCGGCTCACGTTCGGGACGACGTTGCGCACCGCGGACCCGAAGACCCGGGGAAGATCGGCCGGCGTCGCCCCCTGGGCGCCGACGCCGGGCGCGAGCAGCGGACCGTTGACGTCCAGGTCGTACGTGGAGAGGTCGCCCAGCGTGGCCCCGACGACCGCGCCGAAGGAGCCCAGGGGTTCCTCCCCGACGTTCTCGGCGGCCAGGTGCGCCAGCATCGTCGCGCCCACGTCGCGCCCGTCGGCCCGCACCGCGTGCTGGACCTCGCCGCCCTCCGGGTTGGAGGTCAGCGCCAGCACGAACAGTCCGGCGCCGCTCTCCCGGGCCAGCGCCACCGCCGGCGACAGCGATCCGTAGCCGAGATACGGGGAGACGGTGAGGGCGTCGGAGAACAGCGGAGCGTCCTTGTGCAGGAACGCCTCGGCGTACGCGGCCATGGTCGAGCCGATGTCGCCGCGCTTGGCGTCCATCACGACCAGGGCGCCCGCCGCCCGCGCCTCCTGCACCGTCTTCTCCAGGACGGCCACCCCGCGCGAGCCGAACCGCTCGAAGAAGGCGCTCTGCGGCTTCAGCAGGGCGACCCGGTCGGCCGTCGCCTCGACGACCGTGCGGCTGAACCGCTCCAGACCGGCGACGTCGTCGTTCAGGCCCCACTCGGCGAGCAGGGAGGCGTGCGGGTCGATGCCGACGCACAGCGGACCGCGTTCGTCCATGGCCTGCCGCAGGCGCGCGCCGAAGGGTTCCATGGTCATGCCGTCTTCCTCACGTCGGCGCCGACCGCGTCGGCGAGAGTGGCGTAGGGGCTCGTCCGCAGGCGGGCGGCGAGACCCTTGTGGATGGCGCGGCCCCAGAAGGGCCCCTCGTAGACGAAGGCGCTGTATCCCTGCACCAGGGTCGCGCCGGCCAGGATGCGCTGCCAGGCGTCCTCGGCGTTCTCGACGCCGCCGACGCCGACCAGGGTCACGCGGTCGCCCACGCGCGCGTAGAGACGCCGCAGCACCTCCAGGGAGCGGGCCTTGACGGGCGCTCCGGACAGTCCGCCGGTCTCCTCGACCAGGGAGGGCTCCGACGTCAGGCCGAGGCCCTCGCGGGCGATGGTGGTGTTCGTGGCGATGATCCCGTCCAGGCCGAGTTCCACTGCCAGGTCGGCGACCGCGTCGACGTCCTCGTCGGCGAGGTCCGGGGCGATCTTCACCAGCAGCGGGACACGGCGCGTGGCGACCGCAC
It includes:
- the pyrF gene encoding orotidine-5'-phosphate decarboxylase, with translation MTMEPFGARLRQAMDERGPLCVGIDPHASLLAEWGLNDDVAGLERFSRTVVEATADRVALLKPQSAFFERFGSRGVAVLEKTVQEARAAGALVVMDAKRGDIGSTMAAYAEAFLHKDAPLFSDALTVSPYLGYGSLSPAVALARESGAGLFVLALTSNPEGGEVQHAVRADGRDVGATMLAHLAAENVGEEPLGSFGAVVGATLGDLSTYDLDVNGPLLAPGVGAQGATPADLPRVFGSAVRNVVPNVSRGVLRRGPGIVALRDAVERFAFEVRTAVAAA
- the gmk gene encoding guanylate kinase — translated: MAVNLRGTTPEPPDARPRLTVLSGPSGVGKSTVVAHMRKEHPEVWLSVSATTRKPRPGERHGVHYFFVTDDEMDKLIANGELLEWAEFAGNRYGTPRAAVLERLESGEPVLLEIDLQGARQVRESMAEARLVFLAPPSWDELVRRLTGRGTEPPEVIERRLDAAKIELAAEPEFDVTLVNTSVEDVARELLALMDVV
- a CDS encoding integration host factor, translated to MALPPLTPEQRAAALEKAAAARRERAEVKNRLKHSGASLHEVIKQGQENDVIGKMKVSALLESLPGVGKVRAKQIMERLGISESRRVRGLGSNQIASLEREFGSTGS